The following nucleotide sequence is from Phycisphaerae bacterium.
ATCTTCAACATGCACGACGTCACCGCCGACGAATGCCGAAAATCTGCCGCCCGCTTCGGTGAATGCGAGGGTCGATCTCGAATCAATCTGGAAGGCAATCTTCTGAAGACTGTCGCCCGACAGCGGCTCGCCATTGACCCGGAGAGTCAGTCCCCGCTCCGCCAGCAGTTCAGGATAAACATAAAGCACCGTTTCGCCGCCGGCCGAAGTCCATGCATTCTCGGCAAGTGCCACATTAGTGGCACTACAAAACAGGATCGTCCATAGCAACGCCGCCGCCCTGCAACTCAGACACTTCATCATCGACTCCTAAATAATCCGCTGTGACACAGGGCGCCCTGAAAAAGGCGCCGCGCAGGATTGCTCGCCAACCCTCGGATGACCATCGGAAGGCGGTCGCGGAAAATACAACCGCCGAAAAAAGTGGATGCGACACACCCACTTGCAACGGCAACGAATCCCTGTCGGAAGGATCTCGAAGCCGTTGTTGGATAGTTATCGGTCGCCGCCGACCCTCGGTCGGCGCCAACTTCGTCCCTTCCCGCATTATCGCGAGATAGAGTTCAAAGGGCAAGAAAAACGACGCGGAATTGTTGGGGCCCCAGGCCGTGGGACTCGCGTTCAAACCGTTTTTTCGAGCACGGCGACGCTGGGCTGCACACGCCGAAGCGCACCCGATCGCAGAGCCGCAGCTTGGAACGCGGCAGAAGGCCGAGCTTAAATGCGTTAAATCCCCGCTCATGTGACAACCCGCGCCGATTTCGAGGCGGGAGCGAATTAGAGTTCGGATTGAGGGAGGACGAAGCGAGAAATTGCCCGGGACAGGGGTCGAACCTGCACTCCGTTTAACCGGAACTAGGCCCTCAACCTAGCGCGTCTGCCAATTCCGCCACCCGGGCTGGGAGGTTTCCAGAGCACCGCAAAATAGCTGCACCGCTTGCGGTCGTCAAGGCCGGATCATGCATCCAAAGGGATTCGCGATTGTCGTCTCCCATTAATGTAGTTGCCCGCACTTCCGAATTCCGTTTGTCCTGCCGTACGTCGCGACTTCAACGACTCGCAATTCCCAACGCCGCCAGCTGCGCGCGGGCCTTGTTCATCGTTTCCTCGAATTCTGCAGCGGGATCGCTGTCCGCAACGATTCCGGCTCCCACCTGGATGTCGACACACCAGGCCGATTCCCCCTCACGAGCCGGAACAACCGGCGTCGCAACCATCGTCCGAAGCGCGATGCACATGTCCATGTTGCCGGAGAAATCCAGATAGCCCACCGCGCCGCCGTATGGCCCCCGCCTCACCGGCTCAAGATCGTCAATAATCTCCATCGCCCGCACCTTCGGCGCGCCGCTGACCGTGCCGACAGGCAGCGCGCATCGCAATGCGTCGCAGGCGGACAACCCCGGCCGAAGGCGGCCGGTCACATTGCTCGACAAATGCATGACATGACTGTACCGCTCCACGGTCATGGACTCCGTCAGCTTAACCGTACCGGGTTCCGCAACCCGACCCACGTCATTGCGTCCCAGATCGACCAGCATGATGTGTTCAGCACGGTCCTTGGGATCCGCCAGCAACTCCGACTCAAGCGTCTTGTCCTCTTCGGGCGTCTTTCCGCGTCGCCGCGTTCCCGCAAGTGGCCGGTTCGTCACGATGCCATCATCAACGCGGCAGAGAATTTCAGGACTGGCCCCGATGAGTGTCGCATCCGGACACTTCAGAAAGAACATGAAAGGCGATGGATTCACATGACGCAGAGCGCGATAGACATCGAACGGGGCACCCGCGAATTGAGTCCGAAGCCGCTGGCTCAGAACCAACTGAAAAATGTCACCCGCCAGGATGTACTCTTTCGCTGTTCGAACAGCCGATTCAAACTCCTCACGCGTGAAATTAGACTTGATCGAAATGGACGCCCGATCATCCGGATCGAGCGGCCGCAGCGGATGAATTGCTTCGGATGACCCAGACCCGAGCAATCGCTCGCTGACTCGTTCAATTCGATCGACCGCGCCCTGGTAGTCCGCGTCCGGCGAGGCGCCATCGAGCCGGGCGGTTGCGATCACCAGCACCGTGCGACTGACGTGGTCGTAAACGACCATGTCACGGTAGATTCCGAACGAGAGATCATCCAGCAGCCGGTCATCCGCCGATTGACCCGGCAGCCGTTCGTAGTAGCGAATTGTGTCGTATGACGTAAATCCGACCGCCCCGCCAGTGAAGCGAGGCAGTGAAGTCGCCGCCGCGCCCAGGCGGTCACGCGGAACGCTTCGGTCTGAATCCGTCAGTCTCTCCAGTGCTTGAAGCGGATCGGAAATGCCGTCCAACCGAACCGATTCGCCACCCCGCTGCTCAACATTCCCGACGCCGTTTTTCACCCGAAACACGACGGCCGGATCCGCTCCAATGAAGCTATACCGCGCCACCCGCTTACCGCCCACGACGCTTTCCAGCAAGAACGCGTGCTCGGTGTGCGCGGACATTCGCGCAAACGCCGCAACAGGAGTCAGCTCGTCTGCAAGGAAACGGCGGAAAACGGGTACGGTCGCGCCATGTCCGACGAGTTTTTTGAATCCTTCTCGATTGGGAAAACAGGTCGGCATGGTCGATCAATCCGTCCCGCTGCGATCCGATACCCGGCGGCTTGCTTGCTCACCTTGCTTGCTCATAATGGCATTCCGTACGATGATCCTGCTACGATATCGAACGGAACCCGGCGTAACCACGACTCCGATCAGCCCCGATTTTCACCGCCCGGGACCCGCCAAACCCCCTGCGAGCACCTGCCCATGCCAAAATTTGAATTGCTCCTGACCAGTGAATTCTCCGCGGCGCACCAACTTCGGCTCGCCGACGGCGCGATCGAACCGCTCCACGGCCATAACTGGAATGTGGAGGTCTACCTTGAGGGCCAGAAGCTCGATTCCATCGATGTCCTGGCGGATTTCACAGTGCTTCAGCCGAGACTGAAATCGATCACCGACCGGCTCCACGACACATTCCTGAACGATCATTCTAAATTCTCCGGATCGAATCCATCCACCGAACTTGTCGCAAAACTGATACACGACGAATTCGTCCCGTCGGTTCCGCCGAATGTCAAAATCACAAAAGTTCGTGTTTGGGAGACGCGCACCTGCGCAGCCGCCTATGTCCCTTGATGGGGTTTTCATGTGTCAAATCATGTTTTTCACCCTGTTGCGCGCACCACTTCGAGGATCCGGCGTACAACAGCTCGATAATCTGAAATGATGAAACGATGATGGAATGACGATAAAATGCTGATGAAACGCAGCGGCCTGGCCGAATCCAGAACCGCAATTTTTGCGCAAAGAGGGGCGTCGCCGGATGCATCTGCCATGTAACGCCTGCAAGAAGCAGCCAGCAACGGTCCATATGACCGATATTTCACCCCAGGGTGAGAAGCGGGAACGCCATCTGTGCGAGGAATGCGCCCAGAAGGAGGGTATTACGCCGAACCCCCAGGGCGCCGTCAACCTCAGCCAGATGCTCACGGCGTTTATCGGCGGTGGGAAGGTGACGGCTCAGCAGATTGCCGAGCTGCGCTGCTCCAAATGCAAGCTGACCTTTGTCGAGTTCCGAAACAGCGGATTGCTTGGCTGCCCTTGCGACTACGACGCCTTCGAGAAGGCACTTGTGCCCCTTATTGAGCGGGCCCACCAGGGGGCGAATCAGCATGTCGGAAAATTCCCTCGGAAACAGGAAAAGCCCCGTACCGCGGAGAGCGATCTGATTCGGCTGCGTCGAGCGCTCGTCCGCGCAGTCGATAACGAACAATACGAAGAGGCCGCTCGAATTCGCGACCGCATTCAAAAGATCGAGTCTGCATGATTACGGACCAACTCGCCAAAAGCGCCGGCCAATGGCTCGCAACACCTGGACCGCTGTCCGAGATCGTGATCAGTTCGCGAATTCGACTGGCGCGGAACGTCGCCGGAT
It contains:
- a CDS encoding 6-carboxytetrahydropterin synthase, which produces MPKFELLLTSEFSAAHQLRLADGAIEPLHGHNWNVEVYLEGQKLDSIDVLADFTVLQPRLKSITDRLHDTFLNDHSKFSGSNPSTELVAKLIHDEFVPSVPPNVKITKVRVWETRTCAAAYVP
- the trpE gene encoding anthranilate synthase component I; its protein translation is MPTCFPNREGFKKLVGHGATVPVFRRFLADELTPVAAFARMSAHTEHAFLLESVVGGKRVARYSFIGADPAVVFRVKNGVGNVEQRGGESVRLDGISDPLQALERLTDSDRSVPRDRLGAAATSLPRFTGGAVGFTSYDTIRYYERLPGQSADDRLLDDLSFGIYRDMVVYDHVSRTVLVIATARLDGASPDADYQGAVDRIERVSERLLGSGSSEAIHPLRPLDPDDRASISIKSNFTREEFESAVRTAKEYILAGDIFQLVLSQRLRTQFAGAPFDVYRALRHVNPSPFMFFLKCPDATLIGASPEILCRVDDGIVTNRPLAGTRRRGKTPEEDKTLESELLADPKDRAEHIMLVDLGRNDVGRVAEPGTVKLTESMTVERYSHVMHLSSNVTGRLRPGLSACDALRCALPVGTVSGAPKVRAMEIIDDLEPVRRGPYGGAVGYLDFSGNMDMCIALRTMVATPVVPAREGESAWCVDIQVGAGIVADSDPAAEFEETMNKARAQLAALGIASR
- a CDS encoding UvrB/UvrC motif-containing protein, with the translated sequence MTDISPQGEKRERHLCEECAQKEGITPNPQGAVNLSQMLTAFIGGGKVTAQQIAELRCSKCKLTFVEFRNSGLLGCPCDYDAFEKALVPLIERAHQGANQHVGKFPRKQEKPRTAESDLIRLRRALVRAVDNEQYEEAARIRDRIQKIESA